One Rosa chinensis cultivar Old Blush chromosome 3, RchiOBHm-V2, whole genome shotgun sequence DNA window includes the following coding sequences:
- the LOC112192370 gene encoding DNA ligase 6 isoform X8, producing MMFLMTALDSTDLFLTALTAFSHPPRPIPRPLELSLPPIPSTFPHSKLIPRTRFALDAFRYAGDYSVSYFLSHFHSDHYGGLSPNWSQGLVFCSPTTARLLTDVLNVSSLFVVPLPLGQPLLIDGCEVVLIDANHCPGAVQFLFKVPASNGDFQRYVHTGDFRFSAPMKLDPFLRNFVGSDAVFLDTTYCNPKFVFPSQEESVDYISSLIERVGGEHEVSMKSVLFLVATYVIGKEKILIEIARRCKRKVYVDARKMAVLRVLGYGDSGVFTEDECESDVHVVGWNVLGETWPYFRPNFVKMEEIMVERGYSRVVGFVPTGWTYEVKRNKFSVRSKDAFEIHLVPYSEHSNYDELREYVRFLKPKRVIPTVGSDVEKIDSKQASKMQKHFAGLIDEMANKKEFLQGFHRGTTEGGGKVDSDAKDYTMEGQDQEKKATPSDIDTMGDTNVGFGKELLSPLQEPDSQTPILLTDEKAEEIIQQLRDCLPSWVTRQQMLDLIGSSGGDIVEAVTKFYDRETEFHDQGIASTSAVSVSETSSLCDTASPTKAGSVHANIDVSSSQAHISPNPRNIVKSGISPGKRGRKISNKVNKKVKLQSKLNLCGPKQSTITRFFSKVLPDVTESAEIGSVGEQNPKDKKLPDHVTQSYKDAIDQFLQIIDGNESLKSYAGTILQKANGDISMAVDIHYRNNEGRSDENEVELVVDAKSVQSKCGIDNSSSVQKKIELGKIGVVADLSVRGSLPDNVAATSVSLPPEKYNPVDHACWSNGQHAPYLHLARTFDLLEDEKGKIKATSMLCNMFRSLLALSPDDVLPSVYLCTNKIAADHENVELNIGGSLVTAALEDACGTSRSKIRDMYNELGDLGDVAQACRQTQTLLAPPPPLLIKDVFSALRKISVQTGTGSSARKRSLIVNLLRSCREKEMKFLVRTLVRNLRIGAMMKTVLPALAQAVVLNSFHSCNHEGTIESLKDKLQRHSAAVVEAYNVLPNLIWS from the exons ATGATGTTCTTGATGACGGCTCTAGATTCTACGGACCTCTTCCTGACTGCCCTAACCGCCTTTTCCCACCCACCCAGACCCATACCCCGTCCCCTTgaactctctctccctccaatTCCCTCCACATTCCCCCACTCCAAACTCATCCCCAGAACCCGTTTCGCCCTCGACGCATTCCGCTATGCCGGCGATTATTCCGTCTCTTACTTCCTCTCTCACTTCCACTCCGATCACTACGGCGGTCTCTCCCCCAATTGGTCCCAAGGCCTCGTCTTTTGCTCCCCCACCACCGCTCGTCTTCTCACAGACGTCCTCAACGTCTCTTCGCTTTTCGTGGTTCCTCTGCCGCTCGGACAGCCCCTTCTCATCGATGGATGCGAGGTCGTGCTTATTGACGCCAATCATTGCCCGGGCGCCGTTCAGTTCTTGTTCAAAGTTCCCGCCTCCAATGGAGACTTCCAGAGGTATGTTCACACTGGTGATTTTCGGTTTTCTGCTCCGATGAAGCTAGACCCTTTTCTCCGTAACTTTGTGGGTTCAGACGCCGTTTTCTTGGATACAACTTATTGCAATCCCAAATTCGTGTTTCCTTCACAAGAAGAATCTGTTGATTATATTTCTAGCTTGATAGAAAGAGTCGGAGGTGAACACGAAGTTTCTATGAAAAGTGTTCTGTTCCTTGTTGCTACATATGTGATTGGGAAAGAGAAGATTTTGATAGAAATTGCTCGTAGATGTAAGCGTAAAGTGTATGTGGATGCTCGAAAAATGGCGGTGCTGCGTGTTTTGGGTTACGGAGACAGTGGGGTGTTTACAGAGGATGAATGTGAGAGTGATGTGCATGTTGTTGGGTGGAATGTGTTGGGTGAGACTTGGCCATATTTCAGGCCAAATTTTGTGAAAATGGAGGAGATTATGGTTGAGAGGGGGTATTCCAGGGTTGTAGGGTTTGTCCCTACTGGCTGGACTTATGAAGTCAAGCGTAACAAGTTCTCGGTGAGGTCAAAGGATGCTTTTGAGATCCATCTTGTACCCTACAGTGAGCATTCAAACTATGATGAACTTAGAGAATACGTCAGGTTTTTGAAACCAAAGCGTGTGATTCCTACAGTGGGCTCCGATGTGGAAAAGATAGACAGTAAACAGGCCAGTAAAATGCAAAAGCATTTTGCTGGGTTAATTGATGAAATGGCCAACAAAAAAGAGTTCCTGCAGGGTTTTCATCGTGGGACTACAGAAGGAGGTGGGAAGGTTGACAGTGATGCCAAAGATTACACCATGGAGGGGCAGGATCAAGAGAAAAAGGCAACACCTTCAGATATTGATACTATGGGAGATACTAATGTAGGCTTTGGTAAGGAATTGTTGTCTCCTCTCCAAGAACCTGATTCACAAACTCCAATATTGTTAACTGATGAAAAAGCAGAGGAAATTATTCAACAACTTCGTGATTGTTTGCCGTCATGGGTCACTCGCCAGCAGATGCTAGATCTGATTGGGAGCTCAGGAGGGGACATTGTTGAAGCAGTCACTAAATTTTACGATCGTGAAACAGAATTTCATGATCAAGGAATTGCCTCTACAAGTGCCGTATCTGTATCCGAGACCAGCTCACTCTGTGACACAGCATCACCGACAAAAGCAGGTTCTGTTCATGCAAATATTGATGTTTCTTCAAGCCAAGCTCATATTTCACCCAACCCAAGAAATATTGTTAAAAGTGGCATTTCCCCTGGAAAAAGAGGGAGGAAGATCAGTAATAAAGTTAACAAGAAAGTAAAGTTACAGTCAAAATTGAATTTGTGTGGGCCAAAACAATCGACAATAACAAGGTTTTTTAGTAAAGTTTTGCCTGACGTTACAGAAAGTGCAGAGATTGGATCAGTAGGTGAACAAAACCCTAAAGATAAAAAATTACCAGATCATGTCACCCAATCATACAAGGATGCAATAGATCAATTTCTTCAGATAATAGATGGCAATGAATCATTAAAAAGCTATGCTGGTACCATTCTTCAAAAGGCAAATGGGGATATTAGTATGGCTGTGGATATACATTACCGTAATAATGAAGGCAGGTCTGATGAGAATGAAGTGGAGCTGGTGGTTGATGCAAAATCAGTTCAGTCCAAATGTGGTATAGATAACTCTTCTtctgtccaaaaaaaaattgaattaggGAAAATAGGAGTGGTAGCTGATTTGTCTGTACGGGGGTCATTACCAGATAACGTCGCTGCAACTTCTGTGTCACTACCACCAGAAAAATACAATCCTGTAGATCATG CATGCTGGAGCAATGGACAACATGCTCCATATTTACATCTTGCACGAACCTTTGACTTACTAGAGGATGAAAAAGGCAAGATAAAGGCTACTTCTATGCTCTGCAATATGTTCAGAAG TTTGCTTGCCCTGTCTCCTGATGATGTGCTGCCTTCAGTTTATTTGTGCACCAATAAGATAGCTGCAGACCACGAAAATGTG GAACTGAACATTGGTGGAAGTTTGGTCACAGCAGCACTGGAGGACGCATGTGGGACAAGCAGATCCAAAATCAGGGATATGTACAATGAATTGGGAGATCTTG GTGATGTTGCTCAAGCATGCCGGCAGACACAGACTTTGCTTGCCCCTCCTCCACCACTTCTAATAAAAGATGTATTTTCTGCACTCCGGAAGATAAG
- the LOC112192370 gene encoding DNA ligase 6 isoform X11 has product MMFLMTALDSTDLFLTALTAFSHPPRPIPRPLELSLPPIPSTFPHSKLIPRTRFALDAFRYAGDYSVSYFLSHFHSDHYGGLSPNWSQGLVFCSPTTARLLTDVLNVSSLFVVPLPLGQPLLIDGCEVVLIDANHCPGAVQFLFKVPASNGDFQRYVHTGDFRFSAPMKLDPFLRNFVGSDAVFLDTTYCNPKFVFPSQEESVDYISSLIERVGGEHEVSMKSVLFLVATYVIGKEKILIEIARRCKRKVYVDARKMAVLRVLGYGDSGVFTEDECESDVHVVGWNVLGETWPYFRPNFVKMEEIMVERGYSRVVGFVPTGWTYEVKRNKFSVRSKDAFEIHLVPYSEHSNYDELREYVRFLKPKRVIPTVGSDVEKIDSKQASKMQKHFAGLIDEMANKKEFLQGFHRGTTEGGGKVDSDAKDYTMEGQDQEKKATPSDIDTMGDTNVGFGKELLSPLQEPDSQTPILLTDEKAEEIIQQLRDCLPSWVTRQQMLDLIGSSGGDIVEAVTKFYDRETEFHDQGIASTSAVSVSETSSLCDTASPTKAGSVHANIDVSSSQAHISPNPRNIVKSGISPGKRGRKISNKVNKKVKLQSKLNLCGPKQSTITRFFSKVLPDVTESAEIGSVGEQNPKDKKLPDHVTQSYKDAIDQFLQIIDGNESLKSYAGTILQKANGDISMAVDIHYRNNEGRSDENEVELVVDAKSVQSKCGIDNSSSVQKKIELGKIGVVADLSVRGSLPDNVAATSVSLPPEKYNPVDHACWSNGQHAPYLHLARTFDLLEDEKGKIKATSMLCNMFRSLLALSPDDVLPSVYLCTNKIAADHENVELNIGGSLVTAALEDACGTSRSKIRDMYNELGDLGDVAQACRQTQTLLAPPPPLLIKDVFSALRKIRYWKQCSKEKPDCESLAFLQRERDEVPC; this is encoded by the exons ATGATGTTCTTGATGACGGCTCTAGATTCTACGGACCTCTTCCTGACTGCCCTAACCGCCTTTTCCCACCCACCCAGACCCATACCCCGTCCCCTTgaactctctctccctccaatTCCCTCCACATTCCCCCACTCCAAACTCATCCCCAGAACCCGTTTCGCCCTCGACGCATTCCGCTATGCCGGCGATTATTCCGTCTCTTACTTCCTCTCTCACTTCCACTCCGATCACTACGGCGGTCTCTCCCCCAATTGGTCCCAAGGCCTCGTCTTTTGCTCCCCCACCACCGCTCGTCTTCTCACAGACGTCCTCAACGTCTCTTCGCTTTTCGTGGTTCCTCTGCCGCTCGGACAGCCCCTTCTCATCGATGGATGCGAGGTCGTGCTTATTGACGCCAATCATTGCCCGGGCGCCGTTCAGTTCTTGTTCAAAGTTCCCGCCTCCAATGGAGACTTCCAGAGGTATGTTCACACTGGTGATTTTCGGTTTTCTGCTCCGATGAAGCTAGACCCTTTTCTCCGTAACTTTGTGGGTTCAGACGCCGTTTTCTTGGATACAACTTATTGCAATCCCAAATTCGTGTTTCCTTCACAAGAAGAATCTGTTGATTATATTTCTAGCTTGATAGAAAGAGTCGGAGGTGAACACGAAGTTTCTATGAAAAGTGTTCTGTTCCTTGTTGCTACATATGTGATTGGGAAAGAGAAGATTTTGATAGAAATTGCTCGTAGATGTAAGCGTAAAGTGTATGTGGATGCTCGAAAAATGGCGGTGCTGCGTGTTTTGGGTTACGGAGACAGTGGGGTGTTTACAGAGGATGAATGTGAGAGTGATGTGCATGTTGTTGGGTGGAATGTGTTGGGTGAGACTTGGCCATATTTCAGGCCAAATTTTGTGAAAATGGAGGAGATTATGGTTGAGAGGGGGTATTCCAGGGTTGTAGGGTTTGTCCCTACTGGCTGGACTTATGAAGTCAAGCGTAACAAGTTCTCGGTGAGGTCAAAGGATGCTTTTGAGATCCATCTTGTACCCTACAGTGAGCATTCAAACTATGATGAACTTAGAGAATACGTCAGGTTTTTGAAACCAAAGCGTGTGATTCCTACAGTGGGCTCCGATGTGGAAAAGATAGACAGTAAACAGGCCAGTAAAATGCAAAAGCATTTTGCTGGGTTAATTGATGAAATGGCCAACAAAAAAGAGTTCCTGCAGGGTTTTCATCGTGGGACTACAGAAGGAGGTGGGAAGGTTGACAGTGATGCCAAAGATTACACCATGGAGGGGCAGGATCAAGAGAAAAAGGCAACACCTTCAGATATTGATACTATGGGAGATACTAATGTAGGCTTTGGTAAGGAATTGTTGTCTCCTCTCCAAGAACCTGATTCACAAACTCCAATATTGTTAACTGATGAAAAAGCAGAGGAAATTATTCAACAACTTCGTGATTGTTTGCCGTCATGGGTCACTCGCCAGCAGATGCTAGATCTGATTGGGAGCTCAGGAGGGGACATTGTTGAAGCAGTCACTAAATTTTACGATCGTGAAACAGAATTTCATGATCAAGGAATTGCCTCTACAAGTGCCGTATCTGTATCCGAGACCAGCTCACTCTGTGACACAGCATCACCGACAAAAGCAGGTTCTGTTCATGCAAATATTGATGTTTCTTCAAGCCAAGCTCATATTTCACCCAACCCAAGAAATATTGTTAAAAGTGGCATTTCCCCTGGAAAAAGAGGGAGGAAGATCAGTAATAAAGTTAACAAGAAAGTAAAGTTACAGTCAAAATTGAATTTGTGTGGGCCAAAACAATCGACAATAACAAGGTTTTTTAGTAAAGTTTTGCCTGACGTTACAGAAAGTGCAGAGATTGGATCAGTAGGTGAACAAAACCCTAAAGATAAAAAATTACCAGATCATGTCACCCAATCATACAAGGATGCAATAGATCAATTTCTTCAGATAATAGATGGCAATGAATCATTAAAAAGCTATGCTGGTACCATTCTTCAAAAGGCAAATGGGGATATTAGTATGGCTGTGGATATACATTACCGTAATAATGAAGGCAGGTCTGATGAGAATGAAGTGGAGCTGGTGGTTGATGCAAAATCAGTTCAGTCCAAATGTGGTATAGATAACTCTTCTtctgtccaaaaaaaaattgaattaggGAAAATAGGAGTGGTAGCTGATTTGTCTGTACGGGGGTCATTACCAGATAACGTCGCTGCAACTTCTGTGTCACTACCACCAGAAAAATACAATCCTGTAGATCATG CATGCTGGAGCAATGGACAACATGCTCCATATTTACATCTTGCACGAACCTTTGACTTACTAGAGGATGAAAAAGGCAAGATAAAGGCTACTTCTATGCTCTGCAATATGTTCAGAAG TTTGCTTGCCCTGTCTCCTGATGATGTGCTGCCTTCAGTTTATTTGTGCACCAATAAGATAGCTGCAGACCACGAAAATGTG GAACTGAACATTGGTGGAAGTTTGGTCACAGCAGCACTGGAGGACGCATGTGGGACAAGCAGATCCAAAATCAGGGATATGTACAATGAATTGGGAGATCTTG GTGATGTTGCTCAAGCATGCCGGCAGACACAGACTTTGCTTGCCCCTCCTCCACCACTTCTAATAAAAGATGTATTTTCTGCACTCCGGAAGATAAG
- the LOC112192370 gene encoding DNA ligase 6 isoform X10 — protein MMFLMTALDSTDLFLTALTAFSHPPRPIPRPLELSLPPIPSTFPHSKLIPRTRFALDAFRYAGDYSVSYFLSHFHSDHYGGLSPNWSQGLVFCSPTTARLLTDVLNVSSLFVVPLPLGQPLLIDGCEVVLIDANHCPGAVQFLFKVPASNGDFQRYVHTGDFRFSAPMKLDPFLRNFVGSDAVFLDTTYCNPKFVFPSQEESVDYISSLIERVGGEHEVSMKSVLFLVATYVIGKEKILIEIARRCKRKVYVDARKMAVLRVLGYGDSGVFTEDECESDVHVVGWNVLGETWPYFRPNFVKMEEIMVERGYSRVVGFVPTGWTYEVKRNKFSVRSKDAFEIHLVPYSEHSNYDELREYVRFLKPKRVIPTVGSDVEKIDSKQASKMQKHFAGLIDEMANKKEFLQGFHRGTTEGGGKVDSDAKDYTMEGQDQEKKATPSDIDTMGDTNVGFGKELLSPLQEPDSQTPILLTDEKAEEIIQQLRDCLPSWVTRQQMLDLIGSSGGDIVEAVTKFYDRETEFHDQGIASTSAVSVSETSSLCDTASPTKAGSVHANIDVSSSQAHISPNPRNIVKSGISPGKRGRKISNKVNKKVKLQSKLNLCGPKQSTITRFFSKVLPDVTESAEIGSVGEQNPKDKKLPDHVTQSYKDAIDQFLQIIDGNESLKSYAGTILQKANGDISMAVDIHYRNNEGRSDENEVELVVDAKSVQSKCGIDNSSSVQKKIELGKIGVVADLSVRGSLPDNVAATSVSLPPEKYNPVDHACWSNGQHAPYLHLARTFDLLEDEKGKIKATSMLCNMFRSLLALSPDDVLPSVYLCTNKIAADHENVELNIGGSLVTAALEDACGTSRSKIRDMYNELGDLGDVAQACRQTQTLLAPPPPLLIKDVFSALRKISVQTGTGSSARKRSLIVNLLRSCREKEMKFLVRTLG, from the exons ATGATGTTCTTGATGACGGCTCTAGATTCTACGGACCTCTTCCTGACTGCCCTAACCGCCTTTTCCCACCCACCCAGACCCATACCCCGTCCCCTTgaactctctctccctccaatTCCCTCCACATTCCCCCACTCCAAACTCATCCCCAGAACCCGTTTCGCCCTCGACGCATTCCGCTATGCCGGCGATTATTCCGTCTCTTACTTCCTCTCTCACTTCCACTCCGATCACTACGGCGGTCTCTCCCCCAATTGGTCCCAAGGCCTCGTCTTTTGCTCCCCCACCACCGCTCGTCTTCTCACAGACGTCCTCAACGTCTCTTCGCTTTTCGTGGTTCCTCTGCCGCTCGGACAGCCCCTTCTCATCGATGGATGCGAGGTCGTGCTTATTGACGCCAATCATTGCCCGGGCGCCGTTCAGTTCTTGTTCAAAGTTCCCGCCTCCAATGGAGACTTCCAGAGGTATGTTCACACTGGTGATTTTCGGTTTTCTGCTCCGATGAAGCTAGACCCTTTTCTCCGTAACTTTGTGGGTTCAGACGCCGTTTTCTTGGATACAACTTATTGCAATCCCAAATTCGTGTTTCCTTCACAAGAAGAATCTGTTGATTATATTTCTAGCTTGATAGAAAGAGTCGGAGGTGAACACGAAGTTTCTATGAAAAGTGTTCTGTTCCTTGTTGCTACATATGTGATTGGGAAAGAGAAGATTTTGATAGAAATTGCTCGTAGATGTAAGCGTAAAGTGTATGTGGATGCTCGAAAAATGGCGGTGCTGCGTGTTTTGGGTTACGGAGACAGTGGGGTGTTTACAGAGGATGAATGTGAGAGTGATGTGCATGTTGTTGGGTGGAATGTGTTGGGTGAGACTTGGCCATATTTCAGGCCAAATTTTGTGAAAATGGAGGAGATTATGGTTGAGAGGGGGTATTCCAGGGTTGTAGGGTTTGTCCCTACTGGCTGGACTTATGAAGTCAAGCGTAACAAGTTCTCGGTGAGGTCAAAGGATGCTTTTGAGATCCATCTTGTACCCTACAGTGAGCATTCAAACTATGATGAACTTAGAGAATACGTCAGGTTTTTGAAACCAAAGCGTGTGATTCCTACAGTGGGCTCCGATGTGGAAAAGATAGACAGTAAACAGGCCAGTAAAATGCAAAAGCATTTTGCTGGGTTAATTGATGAAATGGCCAACAAAAAAGAGTTCCTGCAGGGTTTTCATCGTGGGACTACAGAAGGAGGTGGGAAGGTTGACAGTGATGCCAAAGATTACACCATGGAGGGGCAGGATCAAGAGAAAAAGGCAACACCTTCAGATATTGATACTATGGGAGATACTAATGTAGGCTTTGGTAAGGAATTGTTGTCTCCTCTCCAAGAACCTGATTCACAAACTCCAATATTGTTAACTGATGAAAAAGCAGAGGAAATTATTCAACAACTTCGTGATTGTTTGCCGTCATGGGTCACTCGCCAGCAGATGCTAGATCTGATTGGGAGCTCAGGAGGGGACATTGTTGAAGCAGTCACTAAATTTTACGATCGTGAAACAGAATTTCATGATCAAGGAATTGCCTCTACAAGTGCCGTATCTGTATCCGAGACCAGCTCACTCTGTGACACAGCATCACCGACAAAAGCAGGTTCTGTTCATGCAAATATTGATGTTTCTTCAAGCCAAGCTCATATTTCACCCAACCCAAGAAATATTGTTAAAAGTGGCATTTCCCCTGGAAAAAGAGGGAGGAAGATCAGTAATAAAGTTAACAAGAAAGTAAAGTTACAGTCAAAATTGAATTTGTGTGGGCCAAAACAATCGACAATAACAAGGTTTTTTAGTAAAGTTTTGCCTGACGTTACAGAAAGTGCAGAGATTGGATCAGTAGGTGAACAAAACCCTAAAGATAAAAAATTACCAGATCATGTCACCCAATCATACAAGGATGCAATAGATCAATTTCTTCAGATAATAGATGGCAATGAATCATTAAAAAGCTATGCTGGTACCATTCTTCAAAAGGCAAATGGGGATATTAGTATGGCTGTGGATATACATTACCGTAATAATGAAGGCAGGTCTGATGAGAATGAAGTGGAGCTGGTGGTTGATGCAAAATCAGTTCAGTCCAAATGTGGTATAGATAACTCTTCTtctgtccaaaaaaaaattgaattaggGAAAATAGGAGTGGTAGCTGATTTGTCTGTACGGGGGTCATTACCAGATAACGTCGCTGCAACTTCTGTGTCACTACCACCAGAAAAATACAATCCTGTAGATCATG CATGCTGGAGCAATGGACAACATGCTCCATATTTACATCTTGCACGAACCTTTGACTTACTAGAGGATGAAAAAGGCAAGATAAAGGCTACTTCTATGCTCTGCAATATGTTCAGAAG TTTGCTTGCCCTGTCTCCTGATGATGTGCTGCCTTCAGTTTATTTGTGCACCAATAAGATAGCTGCAGACCACGAAAATGTG GAACTGAACATTGGTGGAAGTTTGGTCACAGCAGCACTGGAGGACGCATGTGGGACAAGCAGATCCAAAATCAGGGATATGTACAATGAATTGGGAGATCTTG GTGATGTTGCTCAAGCATGCCGGCAGACACAGACTTTGCTTGCCCCTCCTCCACCACTTCTAATAAAAGATGTATTTTCTGCACTCCGGAAGATAAG
- the LOC112192370 gene encoding DNA ligase 6 isoform X9: MMFLMTALDSTDLFLTALTAFSHPPRPIPRPLELSLPPIPSTFPHSKLIPRTRFALDAFRYAGDYSVSYFLSHFHSDHYGGLSPNWSQGLVFCSPTTARLLTDVLNVSSLFVVPLPLGQPLLIDGCEVVLIDANHCPGAVQFLFKVPASNGDFQRYVHTGDFRFSAPMKLDPFLRNFVGSDAVFLDTTYCNPKFVFPSQEESVDYISSLIERVGGEHEVSMKSVLFLVATYVIGKEKILIEIARRCKRKVYVDARKMAVLRVLGYGDSGVFTEDECESDVHVVGWNVLGETWPYFRPNFVKMEEIMVERGYSRVVGFVPTGWTYEVKRNKFSVRSKDAFEIHLVPYSEHSNYDELREYVRFLKPKRVIPTVGSDVEKIDSKQASKMQKHFAGLIDEMANKKEFLQGFHRGTTEGGGKVDSDAKDYTMEGQDQEKKATPSDIDTMGDTNVGFGKELLSPLQEPDSQTPILLTDEKAEEIIQQLRDCLPSWVTRQQMLDLIGSSGGDIVEAVTKFYDRETEFHDQGIASTSAVSVSETSSLCDTASPTKAGSVHANIDVSSSQAHISPNPRNIVKSGISPGKRGRKISNKVNKKVKLQSKLNLCGPKQSTITRFFSKVLPDVTESAEIGSVGEQNPKDKKLPDHVTQSYKDAIDQFLQIIDGNESLKSYAGTILQKANGDISMAVDIHYRNNEGRSDENEVELVVDAKSVQSKCGIDNSSSVQKKIELGKIGVVADLSVRGSLPDNVAATSVSLPPEKYNPVDHACWSNGQHAPYLHLARTFDLLEDEKGKIKATSMLCNMFRSLLALSPDDVLPSVYLCTNKIAADHENVELNIGGSLVTAALEDACGTSRSKIRDMYNELGDLGDVAQACRQTQTLLAPPPPLLIKDVFSALRKISVQTGTGSSARKRSLIVNLLRSCREKEMKFLVRTLGNVEYKRVERPVWLLDEVG; this comes from the exons ATGATGTTCTTGATGACGGCTCTAGATTCTACGGACCTCTTCCTGACTGCCCTAACCGCCTTTTCCCACCCACCCAGACCCATACCCCGTCCCCTTgaactctctctccctccaatTCCCTCCACATTCCCCCACTCCAAACTCATCCCCAGAACCCGTTTCGCCCTCGACGCATTCCGCTATGCCGGCGATTATTCCGTCTCTTACTTCCTCTCTCACTTCCACTCCGATCACTACGGCGGTCTCTCCCCCAATTGGTCCCAAGGCCTCGTCTTTTGCTCCCCCACCACCGCTCGTCTTCTCACAGACGTCCTCAACGTCTCTTCGCTTTTCGTGGTTCCTCTGCCGCTCGGACAGCCCCTTCTCATCGATGGATGCGAGGTCGTGCTTATTGACGCCAATCATTGCCCGGGCGCCGTTCAGTTCTTGTTCAAAGTTCCCGCCTCCAATGGAGACTTCCAGAGGTATGTTCACACTGGTGATTTTCGGTTTTCTGCTCCGATGAAGCTAGACCCTTTTCTCCGTAACTTTGTGGGTTCAGACGCCGTTTTCTTGGATACAACTTATTGCAATCCCAAATTCGTGTTTCCTTCACAAGAAGAATCTGTTGATTATATTTCTAGCTTGATAGAAAGAGTCGGAGGTGAACACGAAGTTTCTATGAAAAGTGTTCTGTTCCTTGTTGCTACATATGTGATTGGGAAAGAGAAGATTTTGATAGAAATTGCTCGTAGATGTAAGCGTAAAGTGTATGTGGATGCTCGAAAAATGGCGGTGCTGCGTGTTTTGGGTTACGGAGACAGTGGGGTGTTTACAGAGGATGAATGTGAGAGTGATGTGCATGTTGTTGGGTGGAATGTGTTGGGTGAGACTTGGCCATATTTCAGGCCAAATTTTGTGAAAATGGAGGAGATTATGGTTGAGAGGGGGTATTCCAGGGTTGTAGGGTTTGTCCCTACTGGCTGGACTTATGAAGTCAAGCGTAACAAGTTCTCGGTGAGGTCAAAGGATGCTTTTGAGATCCATCTTGTACCCTACAGTGAGCATTCAAACTATGATGAACTTAGAGAATACGTCAGGTTTTTGAAACCAAAGCGTGTGATTCCTACAGTGGGCTCCGATGTGGAAAAGATAGACAGTAAACAGGCCAGTAAAATGCAAAAGCATTTTGCTGGGTTAATTGATGAAATGGCCAACAAAAAAGAGTTCCTGCAGGGTTTTCATCGTGGGACTACAGAAGGAGGTGGGAAGGTTGACAGTGATGCCAAAGATTACACCATGGAGGGGCAGGATCAAGAGAAAAAGGCAACACCTTCAGATATTGATACTATGGGAGATACTAATGTAGGCTTTGGTAAGGAATTGTTGTCTCCTCTCCAAGAACCTGATTCACAAACTCCAATATTGTTAACTGATGAAAAAGCAGAGGAAATTATTCAACAACTTCGTGATTGTTTGCCGTCATGGGTCACTCGCCAGCAGATGCTAGATCTGATTGGGAGCTCAGGAGGGGACATTGTTGAAGCAGTCACTAAATTTTACGATCGTGAAACAGAATTTCATGATCAAGGAATTGCCTCTACAAGTGCCGTATCTGTATCCGAGACCAGCTCACTCTGTGACACAGCATCACCGACAAAAGCAGGTTCTGTTCATGCAAATATTGATGTTTCTTCAAGCCAAGCTCATATTTCACCCAACCCAAGAAATATTGTTAAAAGTGGCATTTCCCCTGGAAAAAGAGGGAGGAAGATCAGTAATAAAGTTAACAAGAAAGTAAAGTTACAGTCAAAATTGAATTTGTGTGGGCCAAAACAATCGACAATAACAAGGTTTTTTAGTAAAGTTTTGCCTGACGTTACAGAAAGTGCAGAGATTGGATCAGTAGGTGAACAAAACCCTAAAGATAAAAAATTACCAGATCATGTCACCCAATCATACAAGGATGCAATAGATCAATTTCTTCAGATAATAGATGGCAATGAATCATTAAAAAGCTATGCTGGTACCATTCTTCAAAAGGCAAATGGGGATATTAGTATGGCTGTGGATATACATTACCGTAATAATGAAGGCAGGTCTGATGAGAATGAAGTGGAGCTGGTGGTTGATGCAAAATCAGTTCAGTCCAAATGTGGTATAGATAACTCTTCTtctgtccaaaaaaaaattgaattaggGAAAATAGGAGTGGTAGCTGATTTGTCTGTACGGGGGTCATTACCAGATAACGTCGCTGCAACTTCTGTGTCACTACCACCAGAAAAATACAATCCTGTAGATCATG CATGCTGGAGCAATGGACAACATGCTCCATATTTACATCTTGCACGAACCTTTGACTTACTAGAGGATGAAAAAGGCAAGATAAAGGCTACTTCTATGCTCTGCAATATGTTCAGAAG TTTGCTTGCCCTGTCTCCTGATGATGTGCTGCCTTCAGTTTATTTGTGCACCAATAAGATAGCTGCAGACCACGAAAATGTG GAACTGAACATTGGTGGAAGTTTGGTCACAGCAGCACTGGAGGACGCATGTGGGACAAGCAGATCCAAAATCAGGGATATGTACAATGAATTGGGAGATCTTG GTGATGTTGCTCAAGCATGCCGGCAGACACAGACTTTGCTTGCCCCTCCTCCACCACTTCTAATAAAAGATGTATTTTCTGCACTCCGGAAGATAAG